One Glycine max cultivar Williams 82 chromosome 8, Glycine_max_v4.0, whole genome shotgun sequence genomic window, GGAACTGGTGGTGCCTAGGGTGAAAACAGGTCAAGGTAGGCCGGATTTTGGTGGGTTTAAATTTGTTctatatcattattatcaagTCTGAGCTTAATCAATAATTacttgttacaatttttttatttatttaagtctcACATATTTAAAAGTTTGACTTATTGGAAAACTTGTTTACATTACCTTTTTCATAAAAGACATATAAACAAGTCAATACATCTAACTAGACTAATAAGTCTAAAAAAGCCAACAAACCTTATTTATTAcgtacattatttttattataaaacttattattaatattaacaattgtatattaaatataaatattatatattattatataaatagatTGGTTTACCaggtttaatatgtttttttaaacataaagtctgacctttttatttaaaaatataaatctaacATTTTTAATGAATAGATTAGGCCTTTGACGGATCAGGCCATAGATTTCCGATATATTTATTGATCTATTTTTACCTCTACTTGCCTCCCTTCATCAATATGAAGAGAAATTTTTATGGTTACCATGATAAATCTAAGGATTAACCAAATTATGTTTAATGAacatttataatgaaaaaataaatcacattAAAAATAAGTGGGTGATGAAGTTAAAAACTAGTATTTTTTTCGCTAGACTAATTATCCATCTCAAGAACATATAACTCCATCTCTTTTGTAAACTCTTTTCCAAATTTAAACTCAAATGttagaataaaaatagtttttgagTTCTAATTTAAACTCAAGACTTATCCCTTAGGAttctatttttgaaataattccAAAGGAATACTTCATTAGTTCATCAGTAATCATCTAATCCCAGCAgcgaaaagaaaattatttaactttGCCGTATATTATTTAACTTTGTCCCCTTCAATAATTTGTCACAAGGAAACACAAGTTGTTGTCAAGACTTGGAGAACAGAACACTGCTATCGACACAtaataaaattccaaaatttgcctCCAGCTCCTACATACTAACAAGAAATTAAATGGGTAGATCCGCAGATGGTAGTCAACCAGTCATGGCACATAATTCATCTCCATAATTAGGCGAAGGACTTTAAACAAAGATTAAGAAATACTTAGAATATTACAACAACTGCTGGCGGAAATAATTAAACCATGGGCAGTTCTGTGTTACTCTCTCCTTCAGACACAATGTCATGTATTACCTTCATATTTATGTTTATACATAATCATAGTAAAATACCGGAAAACAACAAATATGATACATTCTAAACTACCCTACCGAGTAAATATAGTTGTTTAAGTTTAATTACTAGTCTTCAATTTGAGTTGCTAGAGTTTATAGTAGTCTTACTCTTACCTCCGGTTGAATTACCTCGTGCATGCATATCGTCCACGTCcaatgaaaatgatagatgtaGAAACTGACAAAGTAGAAAATTAGCAgagtaaaaattctaaaaagatGGAACACAATCAAGTTCATTTATCCCATGAATGAAGGTATTTATTTGCTAATCCCTGTACGAAACTTTATAGAGGTAAAATGAGCGTACTAAGTTACTCTTAGATTAGATCTAAATGAAATGAGGTAGCATTAGCATAGTGCCAAACTTAGCTGAACCCCACCAGGCCACCAGCCTTTATTTCTCTTTCCCTTTCCTGGCTTGTGAGTTCTGAGTTCTGACCCAACAGAGGCCAGGCCACCACGCCCATACCATCCCAATATTCTCTTCAGAAGAGAAACAAGACCACATCTATCCACATTCATACCCACCTTAATTTCCCCTTTTCCTTGGACTAAAGAGTGTATCTTAAAGTCACTATGACACTGACACTACTGCCTCCTCCAAAATCACCATTCTTGAAGACCCTTTTGTTCCTGTGCAGCACTAGTCTCCTCCTCCCTGATGCTGATGCGGTTCAGCCAATCATCCCAAACCCCTCCTCATCTTCAACAACAGGAACAATCCCTGCTTTCCCAGAACAAGCTGAAGCTGCAGGCTGCCCTCTCAACCTCTCAGATGACCACTATGAAGCCATAAAGAGTGCATGTGGCTCCAACAAACCTGATGATGATGACCTCCACCGTAGCAGATGCTGTCCTGTGCTCGCAGCGTGGCTCTATTCTGCATACTCAGCCACTGCTCTTAGTGCCTCACAGGGCCATACCACATCCTATGACATGCCCTTGTTGCCTGATGACTCAGAAACATGTGTGAGTGACTTGGGGAAGGCCTTGAAAGTTAGAGGAATCCAGCTTTTTCAGCCCAATGAGACTTGTGATGTGGTCTATTGCTACTGTGGCATTAGGCTTCACCCTTTGACATGTCCTGAGTCATTCTCAGTTACTCCAAGTGGAAGTCTTGTTGTCAATCAAAGTGTCAAAAGATTGGCGAGGGATTGCTCGAGTAGCAGCACCAATGTCAACAAGTTTCCCGGCCTGGGTGGATGCTCCAAGTGCTTGCATAGTCT contains:
- the LOC100779809 gene encoding uncharacterized GPI-anchored protein At4g28100 — encoded protein: MTLTLLPPPKSPFLKTLLFLCSTSLLLPDADAVQPIIPNPSSSSTTGTIPAFPEQAEAAGCPLNLSDDHYEAIKSACGSNKPDDDDLHRSRCCPVLAAWLYSAYSATALSASQGHTTSYDMPLLPDDSETCVSDLGKALKVRGIQLFQPNETCDVVYCYCGIRLHPLTCPESFSVTPSGSLVVNQSVKRLARDCSSSSTNVNKFPGLGGCSKCLHSLYSLRKKSSNSSKSEEDRTSKIHNKDCELMGLTWLLAKNRTAYIHTVSGVLRALMLSREGSDPQSCTLNSDGMPLAVDSSEMSDESSATNLQAPIFLSLLFLHYYFNVLST